The genomic stretch AGCTCTGCTGCAGTCGCTGGTGGGTAATTTGTTTAAAGGACACCGTGGAGATTTATTTACAGTAGATGACATGTTAGTTTTCCTCCGGGTTCGAGTTGCACCTTATTTGTTTGCAGATGAATGCACACCAGTGTCCCCACAGCTCACACTACTCATGTACAGGTATCCATCCGAGTCATTTGAGAAAGAACAAAAGCACCACATGCTCACTTGGCTCTGAGGCGAACACATGATCCTCTCTGTTTTGTTCACTGATTGGAGCTTTAAGCTGTGATCGCTGAGCTTCGCTGCACTTTGTTTACACTTGGCAATGTCGCATTTAGTGGCTGTGTTTTTGAGAAGGGCGGATTTTTAAAAGGCAAACAAAAAGCTTTGTGCTGACTTTGACCTCTGCTCTAATctgattgcttttttttaatttgtcttcttcctctctccttttttaCTATCAATTACAGCATCCGTCCTTTTATTCTGTTATATTTCCGCATTTATGTAGTCACAGAGCACATAACAAAAACTTTCATTGTTGGATCACTGCAAATGTTCTGTAGAAGTAACATGGTTGTTATGTTAATTAATGGTCAAGCCTGAGGGTTAACAGCAAATACTACACACTTCCCCTGTAATGCTATCTCATGAGTAGGGCTGCagttaatgattattttcattactgacTAAACTGACTTTCTTTGACcaatttggtctataaaatgtaaaattgtaaataaaaaaaaaaagtgacgattaaaagcattaaatcttcacatttgaggagctggaaccagcagATATTTGGCATTCTTGCTTGATAAGTGACTAAAACTATTAAAggaagttcatccaaaaatgtcAATTCAGTCATCATCCAAAGACCCCCCttctgatggaaagtcaggtgaagtttcgttgtccacaaaacatttctggagcttcacagcaaaacagtgttgcagcgttctcctaaacaactgaagtagacagggactgaaaacaaacaaaggcgttatccaagtctccagagatcccgaattgatttgaaaatacattatttacacccttttttaagctaaagtcttcactgtagctgctaagctaattGGACCGACGCGTTTGCGGCTTTGTAGCCTTCATTAGGATCACAAGCCAAAATGCGTTGGTCTAATAAAGTTTGTCTACGTACTGCAAGTGTTGCTGGAGCTTCATGACCTCTTTAAACTTTCTTGCTTCTCCACGCACCTTGAAAGTAACAAGTGAAGTTGTGCCAGAAAACCCCTactctttttaaatttaaaacttGCTGCTGCAGAGGCAGAGATATCCTGACATTTATTCTCTAGTctcaaaaacactggatcctacagtACACCTCCCACAATGTATTACTTCTGTCAATCTCAACACCTCCTGTTGGAAACGCAGACTAACTGTTCCAGGCTGAGATAACCCCGATGACATCACCATGACATCATTAgggttttttttcagtaaatgaATCATCATATGTCCCTTTAGTAGCCAATCGCTGCAGCCTATCAGATGTACTGAAACAACTAcaatgtaatggagtattttcacagtgagGTATGAGTCCTTTTACTCGAGTAaaggctcagcagcagcagcagtgcagcagcaacatcagCTCTCTTTGCATTCCCCTCGTGGCTTCTCTCTGTCGGCTCTGACAGCTCCAGCGGCTGTACGTCTGCCAGCAGAGCTCAGTGGAAGGAGCTCCCTGGCACTGCAGCCCCACTGGGACACATTGAccctctcctctgccctctcAATGAGCCTCTGTTCGCTCTGTTTCCAGCCAGTCACAGGCTCCGAAACCACCACCATGATGACAGTAATGCAGTTTACAAAGCAGCTGGtggctctttctctctttctcttgctgTGCTTCTTAGTTTCTTtgctctttcttcctctttctgcctttCCAGTAACAATTCCCCTTGAATAACTTGaagaaaatacttaaaataaagGCAAtacactataaaaaaaaaacgtatcaTGTAAGATTTaaaaggaggaaaatgaaaTAGAAGATGCAGTGTAAGCTCAAATAGAGCAAATTTAGGCTACACTCATTCTCTCGTTGCAGCTTCTCATCTGTGAGGATTTGCTACTGTTTTTATCATGTAGCTGaatatgtttgttttccagACTGTTGGTCTGACAAAACGAGACATCTGAAGACGTCGCCTTGGACTAGGAATACTAGGATGgacatttttacttgatttCTTTTCCTtgttaattgagaaaataattggcacATTATTCTGTAATTCAAATTATCTTTAGTTGGTATTTTGGCTCTTAACGTCAGTGGTAGCGCTCATGATCTTTCATCAGTTGCTCGTCTCTTTGATCGGACATCAGTCGGACTTAAATCCAGCTGTTGTTTTAGACGTGGACGCCTGTTGGATTCTGCATAAATGGGACACAGCTCGTTTTAAGAGACGCTTCTTTCTGGTGGCATTTTCAGTGAGGCTTGTGACGTTTGCCTCTGCACATAAAAAGAAACCACAGCGGCGGTGGCAGAACcacattttcatgtttatatTTAGCCTCActtttgttgtcttttggtCCACGCTGTAATTTCAAACGCAGCGAAGACTAAGTGTGCATGTTTCTCGTCTCTGCTGCCCGGAGCTTTAATGTGCATTAGTGAAGAGAAAAAGCTGGTATTTATAACCGCTCCTGTATCCTTCTGGTAGCCAAGGTCAAACGGATGGCTAATATCTGCTTCCGTTCTTAGATGGGCTGCATTGATCAGGCCTCCATTATACGCGCAGGTCTGACTGCGCTCAGTCAATCGCAGTTCAATAAGCACCCTACACTTTGGATGGTGCTGCCCAGGTTTGTCAGTCAGCGAGGATCCACAGGCCGCTGACGCTCAATAGTCTTCCTGTAAACGCTTTGCATACAGCTCCTGTTACACGAGGTCCGGCAACGCTCTACTGATTTCTTATGAAACTGTTGGAGGCTATTGAACATTTCCCATTAGTGAGTTAtacttggtgtgtgtgtgtgtgttgtttgttcgATTTAAGTGCCAAAATACACAATAACTTTAGTATTCGTGACAACATAATGGATTTTTTTGAcaccatttatttaattaatcgattaatgtGATGATTATCTCCTCAGTTAATCGATCGATCACTTGGTCGATAAAATGTAAatctccaaaactcaaagagacattcagtttattatcatatATCACGGAGAAAAGCATTAAATATTCTAGAGCTGGATCGATTGATTCAAGTCAATATTGATTTGGGTCAGGGATATTTCAGTTACAATACCAGTTTTGCTTCGATTCTGAGAGAACTAATGCTGTAAATCGTACAAGAAATCCTCCGACCTGTTGCATTATTAAGAATAGAAATCTTTAGATCGTTGAATTTGTGGTTAAAATGTGTCTAAATTTTAGCATCTTATTATCAAAAATGCTGTCGTCAAAGAACAAGAAGGTGATGACAGATGTAGGCAGGTATtgcaacaaaggaaaataagaaaaggaaGTGGAAACCTTTTGGTTTTAAACAACTTTTGTGGCCATTCAAGGACAGATTTCAGAGTAGGTTCACAGTAGGTTTTGATTATTGGGCAGGTGGCAAATGTTTTTGCTCTACTATGCACTTAACGCACTCGATGCACTCTATCTAGTAGGTCGTTGGTGGGGCGGCTAATCCCCGTAATGGGTGCGAATGTCTGTCCATACCATTTTTCTACTTCATGACTGAGTGGTTCCCTTGTCTGTGTTTGGGCGAGCACGCCAAGATAAATTCAATTCAGTTGTGTTGATATGACAATAAAGTATTGAATCTGGATCTGAATCCACGTTTGCTAATGGGCAGGTGATCCATAGGAAACAGGAATATATTAAAAGATCGATCTCAGGATTTTATGAATCAATATTGGATTATTCAAATGAAGATCATGAAGAATTGgaaaatttatttttatcaattgTTAATTCCTcggggaataatgcatggatcttgatggagGAAAAAATTTGCCATAttcaggtggctggtatctatgagttgACTACAATTTGATGCAAATCCAAATAATCCGGATCTATCATATTTGAATATGTTCTACTGAGTGCCATCCTAGTGTGCATTACAACTCTTTGAATGCAACTTGCAGGCTATTTCTTACTTTCTACGTGGCTAACGTTCATGTCGGACTTCCCCTAACAGAGTAACATAGACTCAGTGCTGCAGCTGGATGTCTGTGCCACAGAGGAATAAGATCTATCAGGCTTTAgattcacacacataaacacttgtTTATAGCATCAATTAATTCTgagttttggtcttttcatgggatttaaCAACAGTAAGAAAATATCAGTTACCAATAACAAACGTCTGGTCGACTAGTAAGTAAGACGGCATTGATGATGCCACCATTAGTCGCTTCAAAGTTTTCGTGACACGCTTTGGTTGGTACATGAAAGACTATTGAAGTTTGATACCCAGCCGTCTAAATATTTGAATGTGTctgtatatatttacacacacacagcggtttgtttgtgtgtgtcacctgtaAACTGTGCCAGTTCCTGATTGGCCTCCAGCCACAGAATCAGGCTCGTCTCATCCGCTCTAATGACTCTAAAGATGTGACGGTTGGATCTGGGTCCACGTCTACACACCTACTTCCCCTCGCTGATCTGACAAtcagcacacacgcacacgcacacacgcacacgcacacacacacacacctggagcCGTGCCTACGAGACTGGTAGTCGGCCATATGTCCTGCAGTGTAGCGTGCTCACAGACTCGGGCAGCCTGTGTGCTCAGCGTGGTGCTGAGGTTTGATCTGTGGAGTCACTGAAGCCGCAGAGGAAAATGGACACAAAGGCTTATCGTCCTACGCAGTCTGTGTATCTGAAACAATGCAGGATGGGTGGATTAATATGTTGGCTCGATAATCCTCAATGTACAGTAGGTACCGTGATGTAGTGTCAACAACAAGCTCTGCAGTGAAGACGTCTTAGTGCTGTAGATGTGTTGAAACAAAACGCTCCTGCTGTCAGATAAACACGGTGTAGTGGTGGTAATAACGTTAACGTCAGTCTTGGAGATGAGAACGGAGTCTGATGTGAAGCAGATCTCAGTTAAACGTTTGTTTTGGTTTGCTTAGAGCACCAGACGGGTGGGGTTTACTGCAGCAGGACAGTTCAGGAACAGTCAGCTGGTCAACAGAAAAGTAATCAACAATTTTGATCTTTTAATTAAGTCATTTATGAAACAAATGTGCCAAAAATTCACAGTTTCCttcttctgaaatgtgaggatttgctgcttttctctgtgttaCATAATTGAAAGCTaatctttaggttttggactgtgcaattactcaagtactgtgctgaAGTACAAATTTAAGGTAGCTGTACACATTTTTGCTGTGTTGTGGCAGAGATTGTGTCGGTGACCGTTGCTGTGTCGCTTTCTGTGTTTCAGATGAGAACAATGTCTGATGAGACAGAACAGAGAATGGGTGACGAGGACTTTGGTTCGGACGAGGAGGGAGACGTGGAGTCTTACCTGGAGGACAACAGCAGTGAGCTCATGGACCgactgagagagctggaggtgagagaacaaacaaaacaagtgataACGAGATAAATGCATACGTGGGCCAAAATCTGGCAATTTTCTGTCGGCCCCATCGTGTGTTCGTCAAAAAGGAAATGTTTAGTAcgtacattttaaaatcagtgaTTGTTTTTGGAATTTTCCCGCCCGTCTCTCCGTCGTTAACAGGCTTCAATatcaaataagaaaaaaaaatagaaataaacatataaaaggGAAACAAATCATTGattcatataaaaataataGGTTGACAACTAATACAAGACCTTTGTTGCCTGCACATGAGAACAACTCTTAACTGCAATAAACACATCATTTCATCTTTACAGGGTACAGTGTAATATTCGTGATGGTCAGTGTTCACGTGATGTTTGCTTAATATAATGTCTCATGGAAAACAAGTGCTCATTATatgatgttttaaaggaaacattttGTGAGGCTGTGAGGTCTATAGAAGTATGAAGCTacagacagttagcttagcatagcataaagactggaaaccgatggaaacagctagcctgtctGAAGTAGAGCCCAATCAATATCTCAGTTATTAGTTGATATTATCGGCGGATATTGACCTATCACAGATATTTCACTATCAGGGTTTATGTTGTCCAGAATGTGCTGatacaaaacataattttttttaatagattataatgcagaaaaaaatacacttgAGGTGATTTATAATTCTTCATTTCTGAGCAAAGTTTGTTATTCAGTATACTGATTTCATTTTGGACGATAAAGTGTATTGTTAAATAGTAAAATATCCTtcctgcaaaaaaatgtgtgtatatcagccaAAAATATCAATGTCAGAGTGTTTCTCTTATATCGGGCCCCAAATATGGATTATCAGTCGGGCTGTAGTCTGAAGGTGACAAAAATCCAAcaaccagcacctctaaagctcactaatgaACACGCTGTGTCTCGTTTGTTTCAtctgtacaaaaaacaacagtatgCCAGTTTACAAGTGGATTGCGTGCTGGGTTATTTCTTGTCCAATAACCTCCAGGAGGTTcagctggttgcctggcaactgaTCTTGCCAAAAAGCGCAGAAgagcatttcccaaaatgttgaaactaTTTCTTCAAGAGATAAATTATCTTAAATTGTTTCCTCATTTCTTGTGGTTCTTGTCTTGTGTTGTTATATAAGAGGTTTTACTGTGTCTGACAAATGTTTCATCAGTGCAGCTGTCGTCTCGGTGTCTTATAAGTCCATGTGAGCAGAGCAATTATGTGTTCGTGACACAAGAACCAAGAGACATAACTAAATAAGGCCCGTGTGTATTTTTCAGTTACATGTTTAATTGTTGTCGTTTTCTCGTCACAGGCAGAAAACTCTGCTCTGATGTTGGCCAATGAGAGTCAGAGAGAAGCTTATGAGAGATGCTTGGATGAGGTGAGTTCATGCTGCAGAATATAAATAACTTAAGAAACTAAGAATTACAAATTCAGCTCAGCCAAGTCCTTCTAGAAATGCCGACTCAATGTATTAAATTTAATGCTCTGCTGTGTTATCAGGTGGCCAACCACGTGGTCCAGGCTCTGCTGAATCAAAAGGTAACATGAAGCTACATTTCTGCATCtgtttttggattattttaaCTGAAGTCGGTCAGTTATCTCACCGCTCTGTGTGCCACTGAACAGGATCTGAGAGAGGAGTGCATCAAGCTGAAGATGTTGGTGTTTGACCTGGAGAGACAGAACCGAGCGCTTTGTGAGCTTTTTCAGCAGAAACTGCCCAACCACCCCACCGCTCACTAccaggtaaaataaaatactctaactagtttttgttgttatttattcctcCTTTTGCGCCAGAGAAACAAGTTAATcttcattattaaaaaataactaacTGCTTCAAAAGCTGTACAGCCCGCTAAATAACTACCTACtcaatattaacatttttttagtatttacaTAATGTTACAAACTGATGGCAGAGATGTCACGAGCTCATGAATCAGCCTCTATCAGGGGATGTCATCATTTCTGCCAGTAAGCTGATATTAGTGGTGGATATTGGCAGATACTGATTTCTGGCTAATATAATGgtgcatttttatatttttatcagcAGTATAAAAATGTACTGTTCAAGTATCAAAAGCAAAAGTTGTTGTATGGAACGAATTTTAACTACTTATACTAGCAGGTAGTTTGATCCATCTCAAATATGCAGATATATGTTCTGCTGAGTAAGCAGCAACTACAGCTGTCaggtaaatgtagtggagtaaaagtataaaataacataaaatggaaatactcgagtacagtacttgagtatttgtACACGGTGCACAGCTCTGATTCTCTCGACCAGGTGATGCTGCTAATTTCTttctcacatcagcctcattCTTTCAGACGCTGGCGAGCCAGTAATGGATCTCAGCCTTTTCACTTCTGCTCTTTATATTGTCCCAGCAGATGCCAGGACAATGTAGCTCCtagttgtgtgtgtatacaaTAGCCTGCAGTGTATACACTGTCATCATAATTGCCCCATGAATCTCCCGTTACAGGTCCAGGCGGGACCACTCCCAGACTACAATGCACAGCTGCACAATGACTCTGCCAAACAGGTGGAGCCTGCACAGACTGAAGCACAAGCCAAGGTGATTATTACAAAGCTCACACAGCAAAGCTTCATCAAACATGACGAGTGAAACAGTGGGATTATATCACAGCCCCAGAATTAGACCACAAACCCCACCTGTGTGTGACGTTAGAACTCACTCTGACATTTTTCAACTATTGTGCTTTAAAAAGACCTGCTGCTAATCTGCTCTGTGCTCATTTCCTGCACGCACACGCTCTAAAAGGTCTTTATGAGCTAAATTGTTCGCCTCTCACTGAAGCAGTGAATTGTGCCCTGATAAAGATCTTTTTCTGTCCGAAGGGAAACGGCTACCGCACACAACATGCCTCCCCGGGGCCTCGTGGACCGGCCGCCTCCATGGAGGCCCTGTCTCCCTTCTTCAAGAAGAAAGCACACATCCTGGAGGTCCTTCGCAAGATGGAGGAGACGGACCCTCTGAAGTTCCATCCGTCCACCACGAGCTTGTCTTTCTGCGACTACAGCCAGGTGCTCATGTCCACGGAGGCTGTTTTGGCCTCCGCGGACCCTCTCCCATTACAGTGCAAAACCCACCACACACACTGCCACTGCTCCCGctctgacactgacacacaccagCATGTCAACGGCGACGGGGCGGCGAAGTGTGAGGGAGGGAACACCTGCTGTTTACACTGCAAGAGGAGCCCGGACAGTCCTCCAAAGCCATGCAACCATGTCTGTAGTCCTTCTAAAGCCAACTCCGCCACCCAGAGCCATGTACTTCCTGCAGCTGCTATAAGCGAATGTCACAGTAAGAGCAGAACAGAGTCTGTTCCCTCGTCTAAACAATGCACCAAGAATGAAGCCCACCAGCAACCAGCAGGCGCCCACTCCTCACTGACAGAGACAGCCGGTCAGAGCCTGGAGGTGATGGGAGCAGAGCAAGAGCAGGAAAGCTCTGACAACGCTGCTGCTTCTGAAGAGCTCACTGGTTTCTCTGCCACCACCCACCTGCCCGGTTCTGTGAAGGAGAGCGCGCAGATCCCCCACTGTGACTTAGAGACAAGCGATGGTATTCACAATGGCTTAGCGCTCAACAACGCCATGTCCACCGACCCCTCAGCCGTCCTCGAGAAAGACAGCACAGACCAGGAGGCTTCTGTGAGAGCCAGTGCCTCCGTCAGCCCCAGCCCCTCCTGCCTAAGCGACGTCAAAGCCGCCGCCATCAACTCCCCGTCCAAACTGCTCAAGTTCTTGAAGATCCCCTCGATAGGTGAGAAGTCTCAGGCTTCAACCTCCGCCGTCCGTCTGAGCCCCCAACTCACCCGCAGCTCCAGGATCCCCTGTCGCACCAACAACTACGAGGTGTACCACTCTCCTGTTCCCACACGCAGAGCTACCACCACAGAGAGGTGCAGGCAGCCCCCTCCACCACCCGCCAGGTCGGAGTCCTACCCCGCCACACACTCAGCCCCAACCTCCCCTCCACAGCCTGAAGACGTCTGCTCCCCGCCCGCTAAGGAAATAAGCTACAGCAGCCTCTCTGCACCTAAAGCCAGCGCAGGCTCAAAGATGGGCgctcccccttcctcctcaccCAAAGTATCTCAGAGGGTCCCTCATTATGAAAATGTCTGTAACATGTCCACCAACTCTAGAGAGGAGGAGCCGACTCAGAGCCTCGAGAAAAGAACCACACTTCCTTCCCAGACGAAGGCGAACGGTGGTGAGAGGAAGCTCGTTAAATCGCTACCAGAAAGTGTCCTCAACCCCCCTCCTCAACGGAAGCAGTCGTCCTCGTCCACGTCAGAGTCCACATCAGATGATGAAGACGATTCAGACAGCCCAGTGTGGGTCAACCATCACAGCCTGCCCAACTCTGCCCTCAGCAAAGCTCAGGGCAGAGTCAACTACTCTCAAaccagagagaaacaggaggagatcACTGTGCAGAGCTCCGAGGTCACCCATCCTCCGCCTCCACCTTTAGCCAGGAGGAGCGATGCCTCTTCTATCCCCAAGAGGCCTGTGGCTGGGGCAGCCAGAGCCCAGGCTGATTCCAGTCACCACGCTTTCAAAGACAGGCTGGCTGCGCTGGGAAAGCTGAGAAGCTCTGAGGATTTACAAGTTGGTCTCAGGCCAGTCGACACAGTGAATGAGGGCACGTACGGGGAAGAAAAGAGTAAGACAGCGGAGAGGCCCATGGAGCTCCATAAAGAGGAGCAGAGACACTCAAAATTCACAGACTCTTTGGATGGTAAACCCAAAACTAGTGGTAGTGGTTTGAAGTACCCGGGGTCCTCTCAGCTGTATGAACAGGCAGTAAAGTCTCAGTCTTCTGGCGCAGCTGTGGTTAAACAAGAACTGTGTGTGACCAAGACCGAAGGCTCCAAGAGCAAAATAGGTCTGCCGTCCCCCAACACAGATGCTCCGCAGGTACTACGCAACAACATCAAGTGTCCTGGCTCCCTGAATCTGGCCTATAACCTTAAACCAGGTGTTGGTCCTCACAGTAGCAGCAGCCCCAACAAAATCCCCCCAAAGTCGCCGTCCAAACCTTGCCAGGCCCCGTCCGTCCACAGAGGGGGGAAGCCATCAGAGGCTCCACGGTACTCGTCCAAATCAGAGGAGAGGACCAAGATCAGCGGGAAAGGGAAAAAGAATCCGATGTACGGAGACAGCctgccgcctcctcctcccagaCCTCCGATGTCAGAGGGGGAGAAGCAGGTGCAGCCGGCCCCCAGCCCGCAGTCAGCCATCGAGCAGAAGGTGATGAAAGGCATCGAGGAGAACGTGCTGAAGCTGCAGGAGCAGGACCGAGGAGTACAGAGCACCGAGGTCAAGCAGAAAGCCTCCAACGGCATCGCGAGCTGGTTCGGCCTGAAGAAGAGCAAGCTGCCTGCTCTGAGCCGCAAAACCGACGGGACCAAAGCGAAGGACGAGAAGAAGGAATGGAAGATCAACATCCCCTCGGTGGGCAGGGACTCTGTGAAAATGGCCTCCAGGTGTAAAGAAGGAGTGGAAGGTCTGAACATCTCGACCTTGATGGAGAAGGCCGAGGGGCTGAGGAGggccctggaggaggagagggcgtACGTGGAGAGGTCAGGCCGGGGTCACTCCTGCGAGGTGGTGATGGACCaagctcagggacagctggcTGTCATGTACAGAGGAGCGCGCTCTGACAACTTCATGCAGCAGCTGCTCAACAGGTGAGGACGAGTGGATTCTGAGGCTgctataaaaacaaatcatagCTTCACAGGGATATTCGACGTTCTGGTGATGAGACTTACTTACTCTCTTAAAGAATTAAATATGTAGACCGATGCCAACCGCCACGTTTGTACTATTATCACTTAAGTCaccttttaagcaaaaatgcccAAAATTCACTTTTGGCATTACCCGACAGAAGAATAGATATAATAGAATAAATGACATATAATTTTAAGAATCGTGATCATTTATGGTAAATCATCATCAGTAAtagtaaagacaagtattaggACAAGTCTGGTCTCTAACGCAGCCTTCAAAACCAGGAGAAGACGACACTTGTGCCATATCACCATCTAACGATATCCAAAAGACGACAGTCTCTTATCACGATAAAGATATAACATTGATATATTGTCGAGCCCTAttcaaactattcttttaaatgcagaaatgtgtgATGAAAGCTAACGCTAACTGTTTGTGGACAACTTAACTGAAACTTGTGTTTGATGAACGCAGAGTGGACGGGAAGGACATGATCAGCATGCCGCAGCGCCGCCTCTCCTTCGACTGTAAGACCTCCAAGCCAATGTTCAGCCAGCAGAGCGACATCATCAGTCACACCAC from Pagrus major chromosome 7, Pma_NU_1.0 encodes the following:
- the nckap5l gene encoding nck-associated protein 5-like, which codes for MRTMSDETEQRMGDEDFGSDEEGDVESYLEDNSSELMDRLRELEAENSALMLANESQREAYERCLDEVANHVVQALLNQKDLREECIKLKMLVFDLERQNRALCELFQQKLPNHPTAHYQVQAGPLPDYNAQLHNDSAKQVEPAQTEAQAKGNGYRTQHASPGPRGPAASMEALSPFFKKKAHILEVLRKMEETDPLKFHPSTTSLSFCDYSQVLMSTEAVLASADPLPLQCKTHHTHCHCSRSDTDTHQHVNGDGAAKCEGGNTCCLHCKRSPDSPPKPCNHVCSPSKANSATQSHVLPAAAISECHSKSRTESVPSSKQCTKNEAHQQPAGAHSSLTETAGQSLEVMGAEQEQESSDNAAASEELTGFSATTHLPGSVKESAQIPHCDLETSDGIHNGLALNNAMSTDPSAVLEKDSTDQEASVRASASVSPSPSCLSDVKAAAINSPSKLLKFLKIPSIGEKSQASTSAVRLSPQLTRSSRIPCRTNNYEVYHSPVPTRRATTTERCRQPPPPPARSESYPATHSAPTSPPQPEDVCSPPAKEISYSSLSAPKASAGSKMGAPPSSSPKVSQRVPHYENVCNMSTNSREEEPTQSLEKRTTLPSQTKANGGERKLVKSLPESVLNPPPQRKQSSSSTSESTSDDEDDSDSPVWVNHHSLPNSALSKAQGRVNYSQTREKQEEITVQSSEVTHPPPPPLARRSDASSIPKRPVAGAARAQADSSHHAFKDRLAALGKLRSSEDLQVGLRPVDTVNEGTYGEEKSKTAERPMELHKEEQRHSKFTDSLDGKPKTSGSGLKYPGSSQLYEQAVKSQSSGAAVVKQELCVTKTEGSKSKIGLPSPNTDAPQVLRNNIKCPGSLNLAYNLKPGVGPHSSSSPNKIPPKSPSKPCQAPSVHRGGKPSEAPRYSSKSEERTKISGKGKKNPMYGDSLPPPPPRPPMSEGEKQVQPAPSPQSAIEQKVMKGIEENVLKLQEQDRGVQSTEVKQKASNGIASWFGLKKSKLPALSRKTDGTKAKDEKKEWKINIPSVGRDSVKMASRCKEGVEGLNISTLMEKAEGLRRALEEERAYVERSGRGHSCEVVMDQAQGQLAVMYRGARSDNFMQQLLNRVDGKDMISMPQRRLSFDCKTSKPMFSQQSDIISHTTSRDDMEKGSDRIGKITSDENLADSVHSQHFAGSGASTYTLDSGIGTFPLPDCSSGAAGRGLSKTRVGAEHHSSGSPGRAGRRARTLERELTSQEECYVPHKQLIPTIQYGSMLEGRSSAGVIREGEAHGANMFSPRSKTWTFPNLKTPAGPAEVYLAVEEEEEETVSFGSPFRGGMKAGGPSSSRVVDPGSLPVPAQSGMSRRGKIRTPSVPEMSREPGLELLRERPEEAISPSRPQVLETPESLSDSLYDSLSSCGSQG